A genomic stretch from Flavobacterium humidisoli includes:
- the lptC gene encoding LPS export ABC transporter periplasmic protein LptC, with translation MNLPKRYSLLVVTVIAVTMFFGCESNFKEVQKINFSEFVPASDADTVNIKYTDSGRITGVLISPKMLDYSNLDFPFTEFPKGIDVTLYDKKQKRTFIRGNYAVSYKNTGIIDLIGKVKITSEEGQVLETEQLYFDQKNEWFYTERKFKLTDKKGVSYGQGIDFSKDFKVINSQRISGEIESDEEL, from the coding sequence ATGAATTTACCAAAAAGATATAGTCTATTAGTTGTCACAGTTATTGCTGTGACAATGTTTTTTGGATGCGAAAGTAATTTTAAAGAAGTTCAGAAAATTAACTTCTCAGAATTTGTTCCTGCCAGCGATGCCGATACTGTAAATATTAAATATACAGATTCTGGACGCATTACAGGGGTTTTGATCAGTCCGAAAATGCTAGATTATTCAAATCTTGATTTTCCTTTTACAGAATTTCCTAAAGGAATCGATGTCACTTTATATGATAAAAAGCAAAAGCGTACCTTTATCAGAGGTAATTATGCGGTTTCCTATAAAAACACTGGAATTATTGATTTGATCGGTAAAGTAAAGATTACTTCTGAAGAAGGGCAGGTTTTAGAAACAGAACAATTGTATTTCGATCAGAAAAACGAGTGGTTTTATACAGAACGAAAGTTCAAATTGACCGATAAAAAAGGAGTTTCCTATGGTCAGGGAATAGATTTTAGTAAAGATTTTAAAGTGATTAATTCGCAGCGAATAAGCGGTGAAATTGAATCAGACGAAGAATTATAA
- a CDS encoding DUF6814 family protein, which translates to MNAIKQVLGAFWIALAAAAAYFCVFEFGLPKLLSDQQDDLVFGVIILFILTPLIVMGLGTFGYYSLIGEYNDPKRKTNK; encoded by the coding sequence ATGAATGCGATTAAACAAGTTTTAGGGGCGTTTTGGATTGCTTTGGCCGCAGCTGCTGCCTATTTTTGCGTGTTTGAATTTGGTTTGCCTAAACTTCTTTCAGACCAGCAGGACGATTTAGTGTTTGGTGTAATTATCTTATTTATACTTACTCCATTAATCGTTATGGGATTAGGAACATTTGGTTATTATTCTTTAATTGGAGAGTACAATGATCCTAAAAGAAAAACAAATAAATAA
- a CDS encoding GYDIA family GHMP kinase translates to MSTTFYSNGKLFIAGEYLVLDGADAFALPTKFGQDLVIENSEDKQIEWKSYDYDKHLWFEETISFDEVIKGLDSQIDTVKSTLVNILHEAYILNPKFIDNATGYKVSTHLSFPKNWGLGTSSTLINNIAQWTEINAFTLLKNSFGGSGYDIACAQNNTPVLYRIKDNFVKQVEFNPDFKEHIYFVYLNKKQNSKSAIFSYNNHKNNHLADRVAENNKITNAILHAKTLKDFASAVQKHEIHLSKVLEMQTIKEAIFPDFNGVIKSLGAWGGDFVMVVAKENPKDYFFNKGYETILTYEEMIL, encoded by the coding sequence ATGTCAACAACCTTTTATAGTAATGGTAAACTTTTTATAGCTGGAGAATATCTGGTTTTAGATGGAGCAGATGCTTTTGCGTTGCCTACAAAATTTGGTCAGGATTTAGTAATCGAAAATTCAGAAGACAAACAAATCGAATGGAAAAGTTATGATTACGACAAACATTTATGGTTTGAAGAGACTATTTCATTTGACGAAGTCATAAAAGGTTTAGACTCTCAGATTGACACGGTAAAATCAACTTTAGTCAACATTCTGCATGAAGCTTATATTTTAAACCCAAAGTTTATTGATAATGCTACAGGTTATAAAGTAAGCACGCATTTGAGTTTTCCAAAAAATTGGGGATTAGGGACTTCTTCGACTCTTATAAACAATATTGCCCAGTGGACTGAAATTAATGCTTTCACCCTACTAAAAAATAGTTTTGGAGGAAGTGGTTATGATATTGCCTGCGCTCAAAACAACACTCCTGTTTTGTACAGAATAAAAGACAACTTTGTTAAACAAGTTGAATTTAACCCAGACTTTAAAGAGCACATTTACTTTGTTTATTTGAATAAAAAACAAAATAGCAAATCTGCTATTTTCTCATACAACAACCACAAGAATAATCATTTAGCAGATCGGGTTGCAGAAAACAATAAAATCACAAACGCGATTCTTCATGCTAAAACATTAAAAGATTTTGCTTCAGCAGTTCAGAAACATGAAATTCATTTGAGCAAAGTCTTAGAAATGCAAACTATAAAAGAAGCTATTTTTCCCGATTTTAATGGTGTTATTAAAAGTCTAGGAGCTTGGGGCGGCGATTTTGTTATGGTAGTTGCTAAAGAAAATCCGAAAGACTATTTCTTTAATAAAGGATATGAGACGATTTTGACTTATGAAGAAATGATTTTATAA
- a CDS encoding S9 family peptidase, producing the protein MNTSKFTAVLLFLTAVVFGQQKITVENVFGGTFRAKGMDELQSLKNTNQYTVLNVDQASRSMQIDLYDFATLKKVSNLIDTKNFKELADGIDSYTFDASEKKILIACHSSKIFRHSFTADYYLYDIAVKSLIKLVDFQIQEPTFSPDGTKIAYAKENNLYVYDVASKKSTAITTDGKKNAVINGITDWVYEEEFAFVRAFDWSKDSKKVAYIRFDESQVPEFSMSIFHKDLYPKIETFKYPKAGEKNSEVSLHIYDVAAAATKKVDLGKYNDFYIARMQWTNDANVLSAQVLNRHQDNLDLLFVDGNTAAAKVVLNEKDKAYVDINDNLTFLKDNSFIWTSEKDGFNHIYVYDKNGKLKNQVTKGNWEVVSYYGFDEKTKTIFYQSTENGSINRDLYRIGLDGKNKVRLSSKEGTNKATFSPNFQYFINTYSSATQPTVYTLNDAKAGKEIQVIENNQALADKLKAYDLPSKEFIVLKTAKGNELNAWILKPKDFDPSKKYPVFMFQYSGPGSQQVANQWNNSNDYWFLSLTQQGYIVACVDGRGTGYKGADFKKVTQKELGKYEVEDQIDAAKVIGAYSYVDASRIGIFGWSYGGFMASNCIFQGNDVFKMAIAVAPVTNWRFYDSVYTERYMQTPQENASGYDQNSPINHVSKLKGKFLLIHGSGDDNVHVQNTMQMMEALIQANKQFDSQIYPDKDHGIYGGNTRVQLYTKMTNFIKENL; encoded by the coding sequence ATGAATACAAGCAAATTTACTGCAGTACTTTTATTCTTGACTGCGGTTGTTTTTGGACAGCAAAAAATAACTGTCGAAAATGTTTTTGGCGGTACTTTCCGGGCTAAAGGAATGGATGAACTGCAATCGCTGAAAAATACAAATCAATACACTGTTTTAAATGTGGATCAGGCGAGTAGAAGTATGCAGATTGATTTATATGATTTTGCTACCCTGAAAAAAGTATCAAATCTTATTGATACTAAGAACTTTAAAGAACTTGCCGACGGAATTGACAGCTACACTTTTGATGCTTCTGAAAAAAAGATCTTAATTGCTTGTCATTCTTCTAAAATCTTCCGTCACTCTTTTACTGCCGATTACTACCTTTATGATATCGCAGTAAAATCTCTGATCAAACTTGTTGATTTTCAAATTCAAGAGCCAACATTTTCACCTGACGGAACAAAAATCGCTTACGCAAAAGAAAATAACTTATATGTATACGACGTAGCATCAAAAAAATCTACGGCTATTACAACAGATGGAAAGAAAAATGCTGTTATAAATGGTATTACTGACTGGGTATACGAAGAAGAATTTGCATTTGTTCGCGCTTTCGACTGGAGTAAAGACAGTAAAAAAGTAGCTTATATTCGTTTTGACGAAAGTCAAGTTCCTGAGTTTTCAATGTCAATCTTCCATAAAGATCTATATCCAAAAATTGAGACTTTTAAATATCCTAAAGCGGGAGAAAAAAATTCAGAAGTTTCATTACATATCTATGATGTAGCTGCTGCAGCAACTAAAAAAGTAGATTTAGGAAAATATAATGATTTCTATATTGCAAGAATGCAATGGACAAATGATGCAAATGTGCTTTCTGCACAAGTTTTAAACCGTCACCAAGATAATTTAGACTTATTATTTGTTGATGGAAACACAGCTGCTGCAAAAGTAGTTTTGAATGAAAAAGATAAAGCGTACGTAGATATCAATGATAATTTGACGTTTTTAAAAGATAACAGTTTTATCTGGACAAGCGAAAAAGATGGTTTCAATCATATTTATGTATATGATAAAAACGGAAAACTTAAAAATCAAGTTACAAAAGGAAACTGGGAAGTAGTTTCATACTACGGTTTCGACGAAAAAACAAAAACTATTTTCTACCAGTCTACAGAAAATGGTTCTATCAATAGAGATCTTTACAGAATTGGTTTAGACGGAAAAAATAAAGTGCGTTTATCTTCAAAAGAAGGAACTAATAAAGCGACATTTAGTCCAAATTTCCAATACTTTATTAATACCTATTCTAGCGCTACACAGCCAACGGTTTATACTTTAAATGATGCAAAAGCTGGAAAGGAAATTCAGGTTATCGAAAACAATCAGGCTCTTGCTGATAAATTGAAAGCGTATGACCTTCCTTCAAAAGAATTTATTGTTTTAAAAACAGCAAAAGGAAATGAATTGAATGCTTGGATTTTAAAACCAAAAGATTTTGATCCTTCAAAAAAATATCCTGTTTTCATGTTCCAATATTCTGGCCCAGGATCTCAGCAGGTAGCAAATCAATGGAATAATTCGAATGATTACTGGTTTCTTTCATTAACACAGCAAGGTTATATAGTAGCTTGTGTTGACGGAAGAGGTACAGGTTACAAAGGAGCTGATTTCAAAAAAGTGACTCAAAAAGAATTAGGAAAATATGAGGTTGAAGATCAAATAGATGCTGCAAAAGTAATTGGTGCTTATTCTTACGTTGACGCTTCAAGAATTGGAATCTTCGGATGGAGCTATGGTGGATTTATGGCTTCTAACTGTATTTTTCAAGGAAATGATGTGTTTAAAATGGCAATTGCTGTTGCGCCAGTTACAAACTGGAGATTTTACGACAGCGTTTACACAGAAAGATATATGCAGACTCCACAAGAAAATGCAAGCGGATACGATCAAAACTCTCCGATCAATCATGTTAGTAAATTGAAAGGGAAGTTCTTGTTGATTCACGGTTCGGGAGATGACAATGTTCATGTTCAAAACACGATGCAGATGATGGAAGCTTTAATTCAAGCTAATAAACAGTTTGATTCTCAAATTTATCCAGATAAAGACCACGGTATTTATGGCGGAAATACAAGAGTTCAGCTTTACACAAAAATGACCAATTTCATCAAAGAAAATCTATAA
- a CDS encoding peptidylprolyl isomerase has product MAVLAKIRQRSALLIGVIALALFAFIIQDLFTRGTFGQSSKDVGSIDGKDISFEDFRVKVSNVEKSGQGITSTEAANRVWDQEVSIALLSSQFDKLGLRVGEKHILEVLKSDPNIGKNPMFLNAAGIFDVVKFKDYFKTNPEAAQYIAQKEKDAELNAKFQIYNTLIKSGLYTTASEGKLKYEMEANKVSFAYAAAPYSSIKDSEVKISDDEIVAYMKKNEKKFKADATREIQYVLVEDKASKEDEAEIKAKLTALLSGSVVYNAKTGKNDTLPGFKNATNIAEFVNANSDVPYDSTYVPKNALPAVDADKLFSLPAGAIYGPYVYGRYYAISKSLGFKAGVNAKASHILIGYEGSQTPNPKEKRTKEEAKAKAEEILAQVQANPDSFMMLAFTSSDDSSAQQGGDLGYFGPNQMVKPFNDFVFSNGIGKVGLVETPFGFHIIKITDKQDGIRLATIAQKIEPSEATSDKVFTLATKFEMDAADKDFNAAAKELGLKVAQPVNAKAMDEAFGPLGNQRNIVRWAFDKETDKGDVKRFEIANIGHVIAQYKGENKSGLVSVDMARPYVEPILKNKKKAELLKAKMQGSSIESIAKAAGVAVQQATDVTLDNPVLPGGVGQEPRVVGNAFALTANKISAPIEGNTGVYVVKNIKTVKAPAIANHAAYVEKVKAQSANDASRVLPALKNNAKIEDNRLQFNY; this is encoded by the coding sequence ATGGCAGTTTTAGCAAAAATTAGACAGCGTTCCGCTTTATTGATAGGAGTTATTGCACTTGCATTATTTGCATTTATAATACAAGATCTATTTACAAGAGGAACATTTGGTCAAAGTTCAAAAGATGTAGGAAGCATCGATGGAAAAGATATTTCATTTGAAGACTTTAGAGTTAAAGTTAGTAATGTTGAAAAAAGTGGGCAAGGTATAACTTCCACTGAAGCTGCAAACAGAGTTTGGGATCAAGAAGTTTCAATCGCTTTATTGTCATCTCAATTTGATAAATTAGGATTGAGAGTTGGTGAAAAACACATTTTAGAGGTTTTGAAATCAGATCCAAATATTGGTAAAAACCCAATGTTCTTAAACGCAGCAGGAATTTTTGATGTTGTTAAGTTTAAAGATTATTTTAAAACAAATCCAGAAGCAGCACAATACATCGCTCAGAAAGAGAAAGATGCTGAATTGAATGCTAAGTTTCAAATCTATAATACTTTAATTAAATCAGGACTTTACACAACTGCTAGTGAAGGAAAATTAAAGTATGAAATGGAAGCTAATAAAGTAAGTTTTGCTTATGCAGCAGCTCCTTATTCTTCTATTAAAGATAGTGAAGTAAAAATCTCTGATGATGAGATCGTAGCTTACATGAAGAAAAACGAGAAAAAATTCAAAGCTGATGCAACTCGCGAAATTCAGTACGTTTTAGTTGAAGATAAAGCTTCTAAAGAAGATGAAGCTGAAATTAAAGCTAAATTAACTGCTTTATTGTCTGGAAGTGTTGTTTACAATGCAAAAACAGGTAAAAACGATACATTGCCAGGATTTAAAAATGCAACAAACATTGCAGAATTTGTAAATGCAAATTCTGATGTGCCTTACGATTCTACTTATGTTCCTAAAAATGCATTGCCAGCAGTTGACGCTGATAAATTATTTAGCTTACCAGCTGGAGCAATCTACGGTCCATACGTTTACGGAAGATATTATGCGATCTCTAAATCTTTAGGGTTTAAAGCTGGTGTTAATGCAAAAGCAAGTCATATCTTAATTGGTTATGAAGGATCTCAAACTCCAAATCCAAAAGAGAAAAGAACTAAAGAAGAAGCTAAAGCTAAAGCAGAAGAAATTTTAGCTCAAGTTCAAGCTAATCCAGATAGTTTTATGATGTTGGCTTTTACAAGTTCTGATGATTCATCTGCACAGCAAGGTGGTGATTTAGGATATTTTGGACCAAACCAAATGGTAAAACCTTTCAATGATTTTGTATTCAGCAACGGAATTGGTAAAGTTGGTTTAGTAGAAACTCCTTTCGGATTTCACATTATCAAAATTACAGATAAACAAGACGGAATTCGTTTAGCTACAATTGCTCAAAAAATCGAGCCTTCTGAAGCTACATCTGATAAAGTATTTACATTAGCTACTAAATTCGAAATGGATGCTGCTGATAAAGATTTCAACGCTGCAGCGAAAGAATTAGGTTTAAAAGTTGCTCAGCCAGTTAATGCAAAAGCTATGGACGAAGCATTTGGACCATTAGGAAACCAACGTAACATTGTAAGATGGGCTTTTGATAAAGAAACTGATAAAGGAGATGTAAAACGTTTTGAAATTGCAAACATCGGACATGTTATCGCACAATATAAAGGTGAAAACAAATCTGGTTTAGTTTCTGTTGATATGGCAAGACCTTATGTTGAGCCAATCTTGAAAAACAAGAAAAAAGCTGAATTATTAAAAGCTAAAATGCAAGGTTCTAGTATCGAATCTATTGCTAAAGCTGCAGGAGTTGCTGTTCAACAAGCTACAGATGTAACTCTTGATAACCCAGTTTTACCTGGTGGAGTTGGACAAGAGCCAAGAGTAGTAGGTAATGCATTTGCTTTGACAGCAAACAAAATTTCTGCTCCAATTGAAGGAAATACAGGTGTTTATGTTGTTAAAAACATTAAGACGGTTAAAGCTCCAGCAATTGCTAATCATGCTGCATATGTAGAGAAAGTAAAAGCTCAAAGTGCTAATGATGCAAGTAGAGTATTGCCAGCATTGAAAAACAATGCTAAAATTGAAGACAACAGATTACAATTTAACTACTAG
- a CDS encoding hydroxymethylglutaryl-CoA reductase, degradative produces the protein MNNAVAGFSKLSKKEKINWIANEYFSNPEEAQNIIRNYWNSDEKLQQLHDEFIENTITNLYIPLGVAPNFLINGQYKTIPMAIEESSVVAAASKAAKYWSTRGGFKATILNTEKIGQVHFTYSGDAEKLTQFFDQLKPKFFSETQSITKNMQQRGGGILDIKLKDKRSLLENYYQLHATFETKDSMGANFINSCLEQFATTLKEEAQNSDLCKNGESLEVIMSILSNYVPHCLVRAEVSCPIEELAEKHITNPQEFAERFVQAVQIAEVEPFRAVTHNKGIMNGVDAVILATGNDFRAVEAGVHAYAARNGQYASLSHAKIENGIFTFWLEIPLAVGTVGGLTSLHPLVKLCLEILEKPSAAELMQIVAVAGLAQNFAALRSLTTTGIQEGHMKMHLNNIINQFEATDEERHLIKSHFKKTAVSHSAVVEFIENLRK, from the coding sequence ATGAACAACGCTGTTGCCGGATTTTCTAAATTATCCAAAAAAGAAAAAATTAACTGGATTGCAAATGAATATTTTTCAAATCCTGAAGAGGCACAAAATATTATAAGAAATTACTGGAATTCAGACGAAAAGCTTCAGCAGCTTCATGACGAATTTATAGAAAACACCATTACAAACCTTTATATTCCACTTGGAGTTGCCCCTAACTTTTTGATTAACGGACAATACAAAACAATTCCGATGGCAATTGAAGAAAGTTCTGTAGTTGCCGCAGCTTCTAAAGCCGCAAAATACTGGTCGACAAGAGGCGGATTTAAAGCTACTATTCTCAATACTGAAAAAATTGGTCAGGTGCACTTTACCTACAGCGGAGATGCAGAAAAACTAACTCAGTTTTTTGACCAATTAAAGCCAAAATTCTTTTCAGAAACGCAAAGTATTACCAAAAATATGCAACAGCGTGGCGGAGGAATTTTAGACATCAAATTAAAAGACAAAAGAAGTTTACTTGAAAACTACTATCAGCTTCATGCTACTTTTGAAACAAAAGACAGCATGGGAGCCAATTTTATAAATTCTTGTTTAGAACAGTTTGCCACTACTTTAAAAGAAGAAGCTCAAAATTCTGACTTATGCAAAAATGGTGAAAGCTTAGAAGTCATAATGAGTATTCTTTCTAACTACGTGCCTCACTGCCTCGTTAGAGCCGAAGTTTCTTGCCCAATCGAAGAATTAGCAGAAAAGCATATCACCAATCCTCAAGAATTTGCGGAACGTTTTGTTCAAGCCGTTCAAATCGCAGAAGTTGAACCCTTTAGAGCAGTTACCCATAATAAAGGCATCATGAATGGTGTCGATGCTGTAATTCTGGCAACAGGAAACGATTTTAGAGCCGTAGAAGCTGGAGTTCACGCTTATGCAGCTCGAAATGGTCAATACGCAAGTTTATCTCACGCCAAAATCGAAAACGGAATCTTTACTTTTTGGCTTGAAATTCCTCTTGCAGTTGGCACAGTTGGCGGTTTAACTTCTTTACATCCATTAGTAAAATTGTGCTTAGAAATTTTAGAAAAACCATCCGCTGCAGAATTAATGCAGATTGTAGCTGTTGCAGGTCTAGCTCAAAATTTTGCTGCATTACGTTCGTTAACCACAACTGGAATTCAGGAGGGACATATGAAAATGCACCTTAACAACATTATCAATCAATTTGAAGCTACCGATGAAGAGCGTCATTTAATTAAATCACACTTCAAAAAAACAGCTGTTTCTCATAGCGCTGTGGTAGAATTTATTGAAAACTTAAGAAAATAA
- a CDS encoding MFS transporter, which translates to MSKTSTKGIWKVISASSMGTMIEWYDFYIFGSLAVVISTKFFPSDNPTAAFLSTLATFAAGFVVRPFGALFFGRLGDIIGRKYTFMATLLLMGGSTFLIGCIPSYESIGFLAPLLVLILRLLQGLALGGEYGGAATYVAEHAPAGEKGYWTSWIQTTATVGLFISLMVILATKSVLSAEAFDLWGWRVPFWVSIAMVGVSYLIRKNMDESPVFAKAKKEGTTSTNPLKESFGNRYNLKFVLLALFGATMGQGVVWYTGQFYAMSFMKTVMNVDSSQVDELLGIALLIGTPFFIVFGWLSDKIGRKYIMMFGMLLAILSYRPIYKAMYNTADISQKIEIAENPRETTEKKADGSSVTTIEKKYTDGTTVVEKKTYMEKKDVQTSVSIQITPNDKWTLIFLVFIQVLFVTMVYGPIAAFLVEMFPTKIRYTSMSLPYHVGNGIFGGLLPAISTYFVSHAKTAGKADFYLDGLWYPIIIAGICFVIGMIYIDNKNKITHL; encoded by the coding sequence ATGAGCAAAACTTCTACTAAGGGCATTTGGAAAGTAATTTCAGCCTCTTCTATGGGCACCATGATCGAATGGTACGATTTTTACATTTTTGGCAGTCTAGCTGTCGTTATTTCAACTAAATTTTTTCCTAGCGACAACCCTACCGCAGCATTTTTGTCCACTTTGGCCACTTTTGCCGCAGGATTTGTAGTTCGACCATTTGGAGCTCTATTCTTTGGAAGACTTGGCGATATTATCGGGCGTAAATACACTTTCATGGCTACCTTATTATTAATGGGTGGTTCTACTTTTTTAATTGGCTGTATTCCGAGTTATGAATCCATTGGTTTTCTAGCTCCTTTATTGGTTCTGATTTTACGTCTACTGCAAGGGCTCGCTCTTGGAGGTGAATATGGCGGAGCCGCTACGTATGTTGCCGAACACGCACCTGCGGGAGAAAAGGGATATTGGACTTCTTGGATTCAGACGACTGCTACTGTTGGTTTATTTATTTCTCTAATGGTTATTCTAGCTACTAAAAGCGTACTTTCTGCAGAAGCTTTTGATTTGTGGGGATGGCGCGTTCCGTTTTGGGTTTCGATTGCCATGGTTGGAGTTTCCTATTTAATTCGAAAAAACATGGACGAATCTCCAGTTTTCGCGAAAGCTAAAAAAGAAGGAACCACAAGCACAAATCCGTTAAAGGAAAGTTTTGGAAACCGATACAATTTAAAATTTGTTCTTTTAGCATTGTTCGGAGCTACCATGGGGCAGGGTGTTGTTTGGTATACAGGTCAATTCTATGCAATGAGTTTTATGAAAACGGTAATGAATGTTGATTCTTCTCAAGTAGACGAATTATTAGGAATTGCTCTTTTAATTGGCACTCCGTTTTTTATTGTTTTTGGGTGGCTAAGCGACAAGATTGGACGCAAATACATTATGATGTTTGGAATGCTATTAGCAATTTTATCATACAGACCTATTTATAAAGCAATGTACAATACGGCAGACATTAGCCAAAAAATAGAAATCGCAGAAAATCCTAGAGAAACAACCGAAAAGAAAGCTGACGGGAGTTCTGTTACAACAATTGAAAAAAAATATACAGATGGCACAACCGTAGTGGAGAAAAAAACGTACATGGAGAAAAAAGATGTGCAAACAAGTGTCTCCATTCAAATAACTCCAAATGATAAATGGACTTTAATTTTTCTGGTATTTATTCAAGTACTATTTGTAACCATGGTTTACGGTCCGATTGCGGCATTTTTAGTGGAGATGTTTCCAACCAAAATTAGATATACCTCAATGTCACTGCCTTATCATGTCGGAAATGGAATTTTTGGAGGATTGCTCCCTGCTATCTCTACTTACTTTGTATCACACGCCAAAACAGCAGGCAAAGCCGATTTTTATCTGGACGGATTATGGTATCCTATAATTATTGCTGGAATCTGCTTTGTTATTGGAATGATTTATATTGACAACAAAAACAAAATTACTCACCTTTAA
- a CDS encoding type III pantothenate kinase encodes MILTIDVGNTRIKASVFEGNTSLENFVFDKNEIEKKIEKILEKYPKCSDLVVASVGSIEKQSFLTFENRLKVHFFTHEDVFPFQNKYATPKTLGIDRMILAAGATLQFPKQNRLVIDAGTCITYDFIDENDNYLGGAISPGLRLRYESLHNFTARLPLLTLEEPDSYVGNSTAQAIHSGVVNGFVYEIDGFIDEYRKEFSNFIIILTGGDADFLAKRLKNTIFANSNFLLESLSQTYQYKIDND; translated from the coding sequence ATGATTTTAACGATCGATGTTGGCAATACTAGAATTAAAGCATCTGTATTTGAGGGTAATACTTCTCTAGAAAATTTTGTTTTTGATAAAAATGAAATCGAAAAAAAAATTGAAAAAATTTTAGAAAAATATCCAAAATGCTCCGATTTGGTTGTTGCTTCGGTAGGAAGTATCGAAAAACAGTCCTTTTTAACTTTCGAAAACAGACTAAAAGTTCACTTTTTTACACACGAAGATGTTTTTCCTTTTCAGAATAAGTATGCAACTCCAAAAACTTTAGGAATAGATCGAATGATTTTGGCAGCAGGAGCAACACTCCAATTTCCCAAACAAAACCGTTTGGTTATCGATGCAGGAACTTGCATAACCTACGATTTCATCGACGAAAATGATAATTATTTAGGAGGAGCCATTTCTCCAGGACTTCGTCTGCGATATGAATCGCTACATAATTTTACGGCTAGACTGCCGTTACTAACCTTAGAAGAGCCCGACTCTTATGTAGGAAACTCAACGGCACAGGCTATACATTCTGGTGTTGTCAACGGTTTCGTCTATGAGATTGACGGTTTTATCGATGAATATCGGAAAGAGTTTTCAAATTTTATCATAATTTTAACGGGAGGCGATGCAGATTTTTTGGCTAAACGATTAAAAAATACCATATTTGCCAATTCAAATTTCCTTCTGGAGAGTTTGAGCCAAACATATCAATATAAAATCGACAATGATTAA